A stretch of DNA from Candidatus Hydrothermales bacterium:
TGGTTCAATAACTTTATATAAATTTATTTCTTCTTTTTTGCCTTTAAGTAAAAATTTCCCTTTTTCTTTTAATTCAAAAATTTTTGAAAGCTTTTTTGAAAGGGCTTCTGTTATGACTATTTCATCTTCTCCTGCTACCTCCTTAACTCTTTGAGCTGTATTTACGGTGTCCCCTATTAAGGTATATTCTTTATAGTCTTTGTTTCCTAAAAGGCATAGAACTGCCTCTCCATAGTGTACCCCTGCCTTTATAGATATATTTACATTCTTTATATTAGATATCTCTTTTATCTTATTTTTGATATCAAATATTGATAGGATAACCCTTTCATAGGGATTTTCAACTATCTTTGGAGCACCAAACCATATCATAATCTCTGGCCACATAAATTTACCAACTTTACCTTCATATTTTTCAACTGAAGAATTTATTTCTTGGGAGAGGATTAATAAGAAATCCTTAAATTCCTCTTCAAGTATAAATTCATCTTTTAAATCTTCATAATTTGAGATTTCAAGAAAAGAAATACAACACCTTTTTATTTCTCCTTTTAGTTCAACTTCTTCTAATTTTGTTCCACAGCCAGAACAATACTTTGCTTCGTATACATTTTTAAAACCACACCTTGCACATATTTTAAAATTCATTGTTAAAAAGCACCTATCTCAAAGTCTAAAAGAATAATGTATTAAGAATTTCAGATTGCATTTTTAAAATTCTAAAGGATTATAATTAAAATTATTCATATGTTGAGGAAAGTGCTTACTTTTATCTTTCTTTTCTTTATATTTTTAATTATATTCTTGTCCTTTTATTTTCATTTAACCCTTCCAAAAAGGGAAGGTTCTTTAATCCTCAAAGGATTAAAAGATACTGTTATTGTAAGATTTAACGAATACGGTATTCCATGGATTCAGGCAAAAAGTGCTC
This window harbors:
- a CDS encoding adenylate/guanylate cyclase domain-containing protein, with the protein product MNFKICARCGFKNVYEAKYCSGCGTKLEEVELKGEIKRCCISFLEISNYEDLKDEFILEEEFKDFLLILSQEINSSVEKYEGKVGKFMWPEIMIWFGAPKIVENPYERVILSIFDIKNKIKEISNIKNVNISIKAGVHYGEAVLCLLGNKDYKEYTLIGDTVNTAQRVKEVAGEDEIVITEALSKKLSKIFELKEKGKFLLKGKKEEINLYKVIEP